The Vibrio agarivorans genome window below encodes:
- a CDS encoding CvpA family protein gives MNTLDIVILSVIGLSALISLVRGFTKEALSLVIWFGAFFIASTYYAKLAVYFSNIQDDLVRNGAAIAALFVATLVVGAVVNYVIGQLVQKTGLSGTDRVLGIVFGGLRGVLIVSAALFFMDAFTAFPESEWWKSSQLVPEFSRIIAPFFEHLTETSSFLSGAL, from the coding sequence ATGAATACATTAGATATTGTCATTTTAAGTGTGATCGGTCTGTCGGCTTTGATCAGTTTAGTTAGAGGTTTTACCAAAGAGGCGTTGTCCCTCGTTATTTGGTTTGGCGCATTTTTTATCGCCAGTACCTACTATGCTAAGTTAGCCGTCTATTTTTCAAATATACAGGACGATCTGGTTAGAAATGGAGCTGCGATAGCGGCTTTGTTTGTTGCAACCTTGGTGGTTGGCGCAGTCGTAAACTACGTCATTGGCCAGTTGGTGCAGAAAACCGGTTTGTCTGGAACCGATCGAGTGCTGGGCATCGTTTTTGGTGGCCTGCGAGGCGTACTAATTGTATCGGCAGCTCTGTTTTTTATGGATGCATTTACTGCATTCCCAGAATCAGAGTGGTGGAAGAGTTCGCAATTGGTTCCTGAGTTCAGTCGAATCATTGCACCTTTCTTCGAGCACTTAACAGAAACTTCTAGCTTTTTATCCGGCGCTTTATAG
- the purF gene encoding amidophosphoribosyltransferase, with the protein MCGIVGIVGNSLVNQSIYDALTVLQHRGQDAAGICTIDSNRFRLRKANGLVKDVFEAKHMQRLQGTVGIGHVRYPTAGSSSASEAQPFYVNSPFGISLAHNGNLTNAHKVREKLFEKDRRHVNTTSDSEVLLNVLAHEIDMVKGNVTTEDVFRAVTNVHRTIRGAYAVVAMIIGHGLIAFRDPNGIRPLCLGKREVEGRTEYMVASESVALDAVGFDFMRDVAPGEAVYITFDGQLHTQQCADNPTLNPCIFEFVYFARPDSFIDKISVYSARVEMGKKLGERIQKEYADLDIDVVIPIPETSCDIALQIAQAIDKPYRQGFVKNRYVGRTFIMPGQQQRKKSVRRKLNAIRSEFKGKNVLLVDDSIVRGTTSEQIIEMARDSGANKVYMVSAAPEIRFPNVYGIDMPSANELIAHGRDNQAICERIGADELIFQTLEDLVDAVGLGNPDIALFETSVFNGEYVTGDIDQAYLDFLDELRNDDSKVQREIQQDLANLELHNEGA; encoded by the coding sequence ATGTGTGGTATCGTAGGAATCGTTGGTAATTCCCTTGTAAACCAGTCAATTTATGATGCATTGACTGTTTTACAACACCGTGGCCAAGATGCAGCGGGTATTTGTACCATCGATAGCAATCGTTTTCGTCTACGCAAAGCCAATGGATTGGTGAAGGATGTGTTTGAAGCAAAACACATGCAGCGCTTACAAGGAACAGTGGGGATTGGTCACGTTCGTTATCCAACAGCGGGTAGCTCTAGCGCTTCTGAAGCACAACCATTTTACGTTAACTCTCCGTTCGGCATCTCGCTGGCACACAACGGTAACCTAACGAACGCGCACAAAGTGCGTGAAAAGTTGTTTGAGAAAGACCGTCGTCACGTTAATACGACATCTGACTCTGAAGTGTTGTTGAACGTGCTTGCACATGAAATTGACATGGTGAAGGGTAACGTGACAACGGAAGATGTATTCCGTGCAGTAACCAATGTTCACCGTACTATTCGCGGTGCTTACGCTGTTGTTGCGATGATCATTGGCCACGGTTTGATTGCCTTCCGTGATCCAAATGGTATTCGTCCTTTATGCCTTGGTAAGCGCGAAGTTGAAGGTCGCACTGAATACATGGTAGCGTCTGAGTCAGTTGCACTTGATGCAGTGGGTTTCGACTTTATGCGTGACGTTGCTCCTGGCGAAGCGGTGTACATCACGTTTGACGGTCAACTTCACACGCAACAGTGTGCAGACAACCCAACGCTTAACCCGTGTATCTTTGAGTTCGTTTACTTTGCTCGTCCTGATTCATTCATCGATAAAATTTCTGTTTACAGCGCTCGCGTTGAAATGGGTAAAAAACTGGGTGAGCGCATTCAGAAAGAGTACGCTGATCTCGACATCGATGTCGTGATCCCAATCCCTGAAACATCGTGTGATATCGCACTACAAATCGCTCAAGCGATTGACAAACCATACCGTCAAGGTTTTGTTAAAAACCGCTATGTTGGACGTACATTCATCATGCCGGGTCAGCAGCAACGTAAGAAATCGGTACGTCGTAAACTGAATGCTATTCGCTCTGAGTTCAAGGGTAAAAACGTTCTTCTGGTTGATGACTCTATCGTGCGCGGTACTACGTCTGAGCAGATCATTGAGATGGCGCGTGATTCAGGTGCAAACAAAGTTTACATGGTGTCTGCTGCGCCAGAGATTCGCTTCCCGAACGTGTACGGTATCGATATGCCAAGTGCAAACGAGCTGATTGCACACGGCCGCGATAACCAAGCGATTTGTGAGCGTATTGGTGCTGATGAACTGATTTTCCAAACTTTGGAAGATTTGGTTGATGCAGTGGGCCTTGGTAACCCTGATATTGCACTGTTCGAAACGTCAGTATTTAACGGTGAATATGTGACAGGTGATATTGACCAAGCTTACCTAGATTTCCTTGATGAACTGCGTAATGATGATTCTAAGGTTCAGCGTGAAATTCAACAAGATCTTGCCAATCTAGAACTACACAACGAAGGCGCGTAA